Proteins found in one Vallitalea guaymasensis genomic segment:
- a CDS encoding phosphotransferase enzyme family protein — MSRNQLIKSLEQSINLNYDLPNVTLKQLEGHQGGQNLVFYLVSDLEKAFVRLTIRPDRDRNALLEEIRFIRHLHASDVSVAIPIESSDGSFVNSFSFESDSINYVIFEVAKGEQLCDRGYQYIEGKSLSEHHYNCGRLIGQLHNASENYVPHQGMKRHDIVTHMKKLIQNYLPGHLIKVKKKFNELICQLESLDISKETYGLIHGDFGDGNYNIDYDNGKITLFDFDDSGYCWYMYELADAWRASQGWVMFEEDTNKRRIRMEEIFDHILDGYRSVRKLNDSQLKLLPLFLKFVEMEGFLDELRYLTVTEGEVKFDEDLMEQVRNIENDIPYLGLYE, encoded by the coding sequence ATGAGCAGAAATCAATTAATCAAATCACTTGAACAGTCAATTAATTTAAATTATGATTTGCCCAATGTGACGTTGAAACAACTAGAAGGTCATCAGGGGGGTCAAAATCTAGTATTTTATTTGGTATCAGATTTAGAAAAAGCTTTTGTAAGGCTTACCATTCGTCCAGATAGAGATAGGAATGCTTTGCTTGAAGAAATTAGGTTCATCAGACATTTACATGCATCTGATGTTTCAGTTGCTATCCCTATAGAGTCTTCTGATGGTAGCTTTGTAAATAGTTTTAGTTTTGAATCTGATAGCATTAATTATGTCATTTTTGAAGTTGCAAAAGGTGAACAACTATGTGACAGAGGTTATCAGTATATTGAAGGAAAATCTTTAAGTGAGCACCACTATAATTGTGGTAGGCTCATTGGTCAATTACATAATGCTTCGGAAAATTATGTCCCACATCAAGGGATGAAAAGGCATGATATAGTAACCCACATGAAGAAATTGATACAAAATTATCTACCTGGCCATCTCATAAAAGTAAAAAAGAAATTTAATGAATTAATTTGTCAATTAGAATCTCTGGATATATCAAAAGAGACTTATGGACTAATTCATGGAGATTTTGGAGATGGAAATTACAACATTGATTATGATAATGGGAAGATAACCTTATTTGATTTTGATGATAGTGGTTATTGTTGGTATATGTACGAACTTGCAGATGCATGGAGAGCGTCCCAAGGTTGGGTAATGTTTGAAGAAGATACTAACAAGCGTAGAATTAGAATGGAAGAAATATTTGATCATATACTGGATGGTTATCGTTCTGTTAGAAAGCTGAATGATTCCCAATTAAAACTTTTACCTCTTTTTCTCAAATTCGTAGAGATGGAAGGCTTTCTGGATGAATTAAGATACTTAACAGTTACAGAAGGTGAAGTGAAATTTGATGAAGATTTAATGGAACAGGTTAGAAATATTGAAAATGATATCCCATATTTAGGATTGTATGAATGA
- the helD gene encoding RNA polymerase recycling motor HelD translates to MEAKMHKDYMEETERLEYIKQMIEEEIVLLSNKTYTVLNEDVIAEIVYMDNQRMKKLETSAHNPYFGRIDFRERNQDKLENIYIGKASLMDTDSDEDGVMLITDWRAPISTLYYDGNIGSVKYNCPAGNIGGELSLKRNYKIENGHLEKITDIDVSALDEMLLEALEDKKDTKLKDIVSTIQSEQNEIIRADLTKSLIIQGVAGSGKTTIALHRIAYLIYTYQHRYRPHEFMIIAPNKLFLQYIEDMLPELGVEDVEQTTMEDLTKNIVAEHFSISEDDDKLKKIIENESDKNLVESLRAISRIKTDLKYKVILEEFVDEIINEILPKDDLIFEGVLIIEASELSRIFHENYKRYSVLKSIKLVKKLMTTRFENSKSDIEDNIYATINQRQINLEKDEKNISNQNEEIKKIHLEQQSRIKNMKKNFIKLMNTYLKEPKQSILKYYEKFLIKDKFINKLISDKEYLMDYFKEMSKNIRTNKMVEIEDLPALMYLQHKLIGAKNISNTKHIVIDEGQDFGTFQYYILRDIMKEATFTILGDIAQGINYHRGTSDWEDVKQKVFKDQCQIKYLQQSYRTTVEIMNAANEVIGKVEDENIILAHPVLRHGAQVEKIKKDSYGDIVDCIATEINKLMDKYNSIAIIGKNNQQCEKIYDQMTSKGIDVQWLKDRESEYSQQIVLLPSYLAKGLEFDCVIIPGGGEDNYKMNKLDGMLLYVCMTRALHELRIYYVNECSELLK, encoded by the coding sequence ATGGAAGCTAAAATGCATAAGGATTATATGGAAGAAACGGAAAGATTAGAATATATCAAACAAATGATTGAAGAGGAAATAGTATTGTTAAGTAATAAAACCTATACTGTATTAAATGAGGATGTTATTGCAGAGATAGTATATATGGATAACCAGAGGATGAAAAAGCTTGAAACGTCAGCTCATAATCCCTATTTTGGAAGAATTGATTTTAGAGAAAGGAATCAAGATAAGCTAGAAAATATTTATATAGGTAAAGCATCCTTAATGGATACTGATAGTGATGAAGATGGAGTCATGCTTATTACGGATTGGAGAGCGCCAATCTCTACCCTGTATTATGATGGTAATATTGGAAGTGTTAAATATAATTGTCCAGCAGGTAATATTGGTGGGGAGTTATCATTAAAAAGAAACTACAAGATTGAAAATGGACATTTGGAAAAAATAACAGATATTGATGTATCAGCATTAGATGAAATGCTTTTAGAAGCATTAGAAGATAAAAAGGATACAAAATTAAAAGATATCGTTTCGACGATTCAATCAGAACAGAATGAAATCATTCGAGCAGATTTGACGAAATCGCTAATTATACAAGGTGTTGCTGGAAGTGGGAAGACTACTATTGCATTACATCGAATTGCATATTTAATCTATACGTACCAGCATAGATATAGACCCCATGAATTCATGATCATTGCACCCAATAAACTGTTTTTACAATATATAGAGGATATGTTACCAGAATTAGGTGTTGAAGATGTAGAACAAACGACTATGGAGGACCTAACAAAAAATATTGTAGCAGAACACTTTTCTATAAGTGAAGATGATGATAAATTAAAGAAAATTATTGAAAATGAAAGTGATAAAAATTTGGTGGAATCCTTAAGAGCTATATCTCGTATAAAAACTGACTTGAAATATAAAGTTATACTTGAAGAATTCGTTGATGAAATAATTAACGAAATACTTCCTAAAGATGATTTGATATTTGAAGGAGTTCTAATAATAGAAGCAAGTGAATTATCTAGAATATTTCATGAGAATTATAAAAGATATTCTGTGTTGAAAAGTATAAAATTAGTTAAGAAATTAATGACTACAAGATTTGAAAATAGTAAAAGTGATATAGAAGACAATATATATGCAACTATAAACCAGAGACAGATCAATCTTGAAAAAGATGAAAAAAACATAAGCAACCAAAATGAAGAGATTAAAAAAATTCATCTGGAGCAACAGAGTCGCATAAAAAACATGAAAAAGAATTTCATAAAACTCATGAATACTTACCTGAAAGAGCCTAAACAATCAATACTCAAATATTATGAGAAGTTTTTGATAAAAGATAAATTTATTAATAAGCTTATTAGCGATAAAGAATATTTAATGGATTACTTTAAAGAAATGTCCAAAAATATTCGAACAAATAAAATGGTTGAAATAGAAGACCTGCCAGCCCTCATGTATTTACAACATAAATTAATAGGAGCTAAGAATATATCAAATACTAAGCACATTGTAATAGATGAAGGACAGGATTTTGGAACTTTCCAATATTATATATTAAGGGATATAATGAAAGAAGCTACGTTCACTATACTTGGAGATATTGCCCAAGGTATTAACTATCATAGAGGTACTAGTGATTGGGAAGATGTCAAACAAAAAGTATTCAAGGATCAATGTCAAATAAAGTATCTGCAGCAGAGTTATCGTACTACAGTAGAGATTATGAATGCAGCTAATGAAGTAATTGGAAAGGTAGAAGATGAGAATATTATATTAGCACATCCAGTACTAAGGCATGGGGCACAAGTTGAAAAAATTAAAAAAGATAGTTATGGAGATATAGTAGATTGTATTGCCACAGAAATAAATAAACTTATGGATAAGTATAATTCTATAGCAATTATAGGTAAAAATAATCAGCAGTGTGAAAAAATATATGATCAAATGACGAGTAAAGGAATTGATGTTCAATGGTTGAAGGACAGAGAATCAGAGTACAGTCAGCAAATTGTATTGTTACCTTCCTATCTTGCAAAAGGATTAGAATTTGATTGTGTTATTATTCCTGGTGGAGGAGAAGATAATTATAAAATGAATAAACTGGATGGAATGTTGTTATATGTATGTATGACAAGGGCATTACATGAGCTAAGAATATATTATGTGAATGAATGTAGTGAGTTGTTAAAATAG
- a CDS encoding RNA polymerase sigma factor, with product MEPESLRTDDCIDNVVRFYSDMVYRLAFSQMRNKSDADDIFQEVFLRYINKHPHFESEEHRKAWLIRVTINCTKKIWASSWSKKTAPLDDTIIFELSEENDLNYELQKLPKKYRAVIHLFYYEDLSITEISEILKQKPSTVRTQLTRARRKLKEILKEDYDV from the coding sequence ATGGAACCTGAATCATTACGTACGGATGATTGCATAGACAATGTAGTAAGATTTTATTCAGATATGGTCTATCGTTTGGCATTCTCCCAAATGAGAAATAAAAGTGATGCTGATGACATATTCCAAGAAGTATTTTTACGATATATAAATAAGCATCCACACTTTGAAAGTGAAGAACATAGAAAAGCATGGTTGATACGAGTCACCATCAACTGTACTAAAAAAATTTGGGCATCTTCTTGGAGTAAAAAAACAGCGCCATTAGATGATACTATCATTTTTGAATTAAGTGAGGAAAATGATTTGAACTATGAACTTCAAAAGTTACCAAAAAAATATAGAGCAGTAATACACCTGTTCTACTACGAGGATTTGAGTATTACAGAAATAAGTGAAATTTTGAAACAAAAACCATCTACTGTAAGAACACAGCTAACCAGGGCAAGACGCAAGCTAAAAGAAATCTTAAAGGAGGATTATGATGTTTAG
- a CDS encoding sugar phosphate isomerase/epimerase family protein, giving the protein MRLSTSTNIMDRYQSIQNKITLEECIKACAKAGYKVLDINFCDMSNEGMPLTFDNWEEWVDSIGELGSKLGIEFSQSHSAFYNVCDMTIEDRPWREELVRRAIIGSAKLGVKWVVFHAGTVYDNGFSAEKSKKSNLEYFAPHIELAKKVGTGIAIENLFELPVERKRRYTGTVEELIDIVDSINDSSVGICWDFGHGNLMGIDQNKALRQIGKRLAATHVADNSGKRDDHVAPFYGQIDWAPLMKTLKEIKYQYDFTYEIHNFTNRMPIELRETALKHSVEIGEYLLSLAK; this is encoded by the coding sequence ATGAGATTATCAACATCAACTAATATTATGGATAGGTATCAAAGTATTCAAAATAAAATAACACTTGAAGAGTGTATAAAAGCTTGTGCAAAGGCAGGATATAAGGTGCTTGACATTAACTTTTGTGATATGTCAAATGAGGGGATGCCTCTTACATTTGATAATTGGGAAGAATGGGTTGACAGTATTGGTGAATTAGGTTCTAAGCTTGGAATTGAATTTTCTCAATCTCACTCAGCATTTTACAATGTATGTGATATGACTATTGAAGATCGTCCTTGGCGTGAAGAACTTGTTAGACGAGCTATAATAGGGTCTGCAAAATTAGGGGTCAAGTGGGTTGTATTCCATGCAGGTACCGTTTATGATAATGGTTTTTCAGCAGAGAAATCTAAAAAAAGCAACCTTGAGTATTTTGCTCCACACATAGAACTTGCTAAAAAAGTAGGGACAGGAATTGCTATAGAAAACCTTTTTGAGCTTCCTGTGGAAAGAAAGCGAAGATATACAGGAACTGTAGAAGAACTAATTGATATTGTTGATAGTATTAATGATTCATCAGTAGGTATATGTTGGGATTTCGGTCACGGAAACTTAATGGGAATTGATCAAAACAAAGCGTTAAGGCAGATAGGAAAAAGATTAGCGGCTACTCATGTAGCAGATAATTCAGGCAAAAGAGATGATCATGTAGCACCTTTTTACGGTCAGATAGATTGGGCTCCACTTATGAAAACCTTGAAGGAAATCAAGTATCAATATGATTTCACATATGAAATACATAACTTTACAAATAGAATGCCTATTGAACTCAGAGAAACTGCATTAAAACATTCAGTAGAGATAGGTGAATACTTGTTAAGTTTAGCAAAATAG
- a CDS encoding glycoside hydrolase family 38 N-terminal domain-containing protein, which yields MKTQTKISVMPHTHWDREWYFVSSKSLMFSLHNFREAMDYLKENDDFKYFLLDAQVSIIDDYIKYYPEDEELIKELISTERLIIGPWYTQTDLLVIGGESIVRNLYYGMDRAKELGNTMHVGYVPDSFGQSAQMPQIYNGFNIDKCVFRRGKSEKQIDKAEFYWEGPGDSKVFTHNIVDYGNMINPPREKDEIIEYFNGKIDELLPLSTSNHILLMNGQDQRPIRKDLLEIIEKAREEGLDVEINNLYNTLEVLEAEGIKNGNIPTFQGEFTFGQKSRVHKSIFSNRADLKILNNKTENKIVNIIEPMCTIAYSLGIRYNHKAIEEMWKLMFENAAHDSIGMCNSDTVNRDIESRYKRVNDLADNLFEIVARLIGQGIPEKDVFQFQVYNYLPYKRSDVMKVTLFTPGTNFKVMDSKGEEQKHYIIDSKNVTEKIYNDSISEVGVNGDYNPKWVEDKVEIYETTMYLHVKDIDSMGYKTLYFKQLGKVSEISSQDNDNNQIIENEFIEVKISKEEGITIFDKETKKEIKGFFKVEDSGDDGDTYDYSEPREDRYYYTDSTDISDVSIEKNPLVQKVSFNMKMRIPKNLISRKNDVLDSEVVLKVDMIIKDGDRKVDINVTMDNQAIEHRMRILFKTEIESELSIADQQFGSIKRPTYLKEVEIWEKEGWVEKPRTLEPMQSFVTLKNGDYGVAVITDCVREYQIVGEKLDTIAVTMFRSVPYMGKGNLLDRPGRASGMEWETPDAKLLKEMKFNFSVLLYTDDKENYLSKLSKEIFTPLKAYQAAEFKNNFEYFILNKSVNRNKKDNYSLLEFNGGNAILSAFKKAEKNDGYILRVFNGNIEDSLEDEIRFVDMEKRVVSEVMLDETTVKTELENTEKVSMNLEGSEFKTLFLK from the coding sequence ATGAAGACACAAACTAAAATTTCAGTTATGCCCCATACTCATTGGGATAGAGAGTGGTATTTTGTATCATCAAAATCATTAATGTTTTCACTACACAATTTTAGAGAAGCAATGGATTACCTAAAGGAAAACGATGACTTCAAATATTTTTTACTGGATGCACAAGTATCTATTATTGATGATTATATAAAATACTATCCTGAGGATGAGGAATTAATCAAGGAGCTTATTTCTACAGAAAGGTTAATAATAGGACCATGGTATACACAAACAGATCTTTTGGTTATAGGCGGCGAATCTATAGTTAGAAATTTGTATTATGGTATGGATAGAGCTAAAGAGCTTGGCAATACAATGCATGTAGGATATGTTCCAGATAGTTTTGGACAATCAGCTCAAATGCCTCAAATATATAATGGGTTCAACATTGATAAATGTGTTTTTAGAAGAGGAAAATCAGAAAAGCAAATAGATAAAGCGGAATTTTATTGGGAAGGACCAGGCGACTCTAAGGTATTTACTCATAACATAGTAGATTATGGAAATATGATTAATCCTCCACGAGAAAAAGATGAAATAATAGAATATTTCAATGGTAAGATAGATGAATTATTACCACTATCAACAAGCAACCATATCTTACTTATGAACGGACAAGATCAAAGACCTATTAGAAAAGATTTGTTAGAAATCATAGAAAAAGCAAGAGAAGAAGGATTAGACGTAGAAATCAACAATCTATATAATACGTTAGAGGTGTTAGAAGCTGAGGGTATCAAGAATGGTAATATACCTACATTCCAAGGAGAATTTACCTTTGGGCAAAAGAGCAGAGTACATAAATCAATATTTTCTAATAGAGCTGATTTGAAAATATTAAATAATAAAACAGAAAATAAGATTGTTAATATAATTGAACCAATGTGTACTATAGCTTATAGTTTAGGCATTAGATATAATCATAAAGCTATAGAGGAAATGTGGAAACTGATGTTTGAAAATGCTGCACATGACAGTATAGGAATGTGCAATTCAGATACAGTAAATAGGGATATTGAAAGTAGATACAAAAGAGTAAATGATCTAGCAGATAATCTCTTTGAAATAGTGGCAAGGCTTATTGGGCAAGGTATACCAGAAAAAGATGTATTCCAATTTCAAGTATATAATTACCTTCCATATAAGAGAAGTGATGTTATGAAGGTAACATTATTTACTCCAGGAACAAACTTCAAGGTTATGGATTCTAAAGGGGAAGAGCAAAAACATTATATAATAGATAGCAAGAATGTTACAGAAAAGATATATAACGATTCTATAAGTGAAGTAGGAGTAAATGGTGATTATAATCCTAAATGGGTAGAAGATAAGGTAGAGATATATGAGACTACTATGTATTTACACGTTAAAGATATAGATTCAATGGGATATAAAACTTTATATTTCAAGCAATTGGGAAAAGTATCGGAAATTTCTTCACAGGATAATGATAATAATCAAATAATAGAGAATGAATTCATTGAAGTAAAAATATCAAAAGAAGAAGGAATAACAATTTTTGATAAAGAAACAAAGAAAGAAATAAAAGGTTTCTTTAAGGTAGAAGACAGTGGTGATGACGGAGATACTTATGATTATTCAGAGCCTAGAGAAGATAGATATTACTATACTGATTCTACGGATATATCTGATGTTTCTATAGAAAAAAATCCTCTAGTTCAAAAAGTTTCATTTAACATGAAAATGAGAATACCAAAAAATCTTATTTCCAGAAAAAATGATGTATTGGATAGTGAAGTAGTTTTAAAAGTAGATATGATTATCAAAGATGGAGATAGAAAAGTAGATATAAATGTAACTATGGATAATCAAGCTATTGAGCATAGAATGAGAATCTTATTCAAGACAGAAATTGAATCAGAGTTATCTATAGCAGATCAGCAATTTGGTAGTATCAAAAGACCAACATATTTAAAAGAAGTTGAGATATGGGAAAAAGAAGGTTGGGTTGAAAAGCCTAGAACCTTAGAGCCAATGCAAAGTTTTGTAACTTTAAAAAATGGAGATTATGGAGTAGCAGTGATAACTGATTGTGTCAGAGAATATCAAATCGTTGGTGAAAAACTGGATACAATAGCAGTTACAATGTTCAGGTCAGTCCCTTATATGGGTAAAGGGAATCTATTAGATAGACCAGGTAGAGCATCAGGTATGGAATGGGAGACTCCAGATGCTAAATTGTTGAAGGAAATGAAATTTAATTTTTCTGTATTATTGTATACAGATGATAAGGAAAATTATTTATCAAAACTATCAAAAGAGATTTTTACTCCATTGAAAGCATATCAAGCAGCAGAGTTCAAAAATAATTTTGAGTATTTTATTCTTAATAAAAGTGTTAATAGAAATAAAAAAGACAATTATTCTCTATTAGAATTTAATGGAGGCAATGCAATATTAAGTGCATTCAAAAAAGCTGAAAAGAATGATGGATATATTTTAAGAGTATTCAATGGAAATATTGAAGATTCTTTGGAAGATGAGATTCGATTTGTTGATATGGAAAAAAGAGTAGTGTCAGAAGTAATGTTAGACGAGACTACAGTAAAAACAGAATTGGAGAACACAGAGAAAGTCTCTATGAATTTGGAAGGTAGCGAATTTAAAACATTATTTCTAAAATAG
- a CDS encoding ImmA/IrrE family metallo-endopeptidase encodes MNVPKKPRYEYAKQVGRTFLKSLNIKSYPIDPIKIVYLMKWKFEIDDLCGEEGYTLYNPKTKNYCIIIDNAQGIKKQRCKFTIAHEIGHIIMNHYTSFDISSLTDDDFRILDLEADIVAGEILMPYISIRKNLNRNILYLANKFDVSYSAMETRLKFLDLYNLCYKNNSDIMSK; translated from the coding sequence GTGAATGTACCTAAGAAACCTAGATATGAATATGCCAAACAAGTAGGAAGAACATTTTTGAAAAGCCTTAATATAAAATCTTATCCTATTGATCCTATTAAGATTGTATACCTTATGAAATGGAAATTCGAAATTGATGATTTATGTGGAGAAGAAGGCTATACCCTCTACAACCCTAAAACAAAAAATTATTGTATAATTATTGATAATGCGCAAGGTATTAAAAAACAGAGGTGTAAATTTACTATTGCTCACGAGATAGGTCATATAATCATGAATCATTATACCTCATTTGATATCAGCTCATTAACAGATGATGATTTTCGTATATTGGATTTGGAAGCTGATATAGTGGCTGGTGAAATCCTCATGCCTTATATCTCTATCAGAAAAAATCTGAATAGAAATATATTATATCTTGCTAATAAATTTGATGTTTCCTACAGTGCTATGGAAACGAGATTAAAATTTTTAGATCTTTATAATCTATGTTATAAGAATAATTCTGATATTATGTCCAAGTGA
- a CDS encoding helix-turn-helix domain-containing protein translates to MTLGEKIKYLRNERGLYQRDLANALNIAVTTISGYERDDRRPNPETLKQIADFFGVTIDYLVGGKESSVDYLEEEFPEGIKVLRRATKELTPEARAKMVKLMKAFLEDE, encoded by the coding sequence ATGACATTAGGAGAGAAAATAAAATATCTGAGAAATGAACGAGGCTTGTATCAGCGTGATTTAGCCAATGCATTGAATATTGCAGTAACAACAATTTCAGGATATGAAAGAGACGACAGAAGACCTAATCCTGAGACATTAAAGCAAATAGCTGATTTTTTTGGTGTTACAATTGATTATCTTGTAGGAGGTAAAGAATCTTCAGTAGATTATCTTGAGGAAGAATTTCCTGAAGGAATAAAAGTATTAAGACGTGCTACAAAAGAATTGACACCAGAAGCCAGAGCAAAAATGGTTAAGTTGATGAAAGCTTTTTTGGAGGACGAGTAA
- a CDS encoding sugar ABC transporter substrate-binding protein codes for MRKMTKCLSLLLTFVVIIGLFTGCGNKDKKEETTSGENAVSKEEGDSNSGINASIVVQVEKDWLFYYREAAERVKAKNPGASIEFNVTGSFDHLDVLDSTDVTNKDIADVFAFPADRVYGLSQNEVLAELDAKTMAANVGGFDDYDNGLGGNFNVDGHYLAFPLNIETLINFGNKANAEAKGIDLSKPIEFSELEYRDMLVKVFDAWFGVAFTNSVGIELLGKDDSGNLYSDMTKEFTELTEDQQNLFKVLFNYWKEHNEAGTDLWDKEAVGGYMDAEFTTGGNNSIRLEGPWATAGLSEKASNGEELQILPINQVTINGKPLAHWKSGWGLGINARIEEDKDKMALAQAMIEEIVNRDYAVELFKATGKILENVDESVYEESDLEDMDKKSIKAVIESYKTAPARPLFTEWGSVWSTWENAILSWSAVKPATVEDAYAEVKAAFDAMMTNF; via the coding sequence ATGAGAAAAATGACTAAATGTTTGTCATTACTATTAACTTTTGTTGTAATTATTGGATTATTTACTGGATGCGGTAACAAAGACAAGAAAGAAGAAACTACAAGTGGTGAAAATGCTGTATCAAAAGAAGAAGGAGATTCTAATTCTGGAATAAATGCATCTATCGTTGTACAGGTTGAAAAAGATTGGCTTTTCTATTATCGGGAAGCCGCTGAGAGAGTTAAGGCTAAGAACCCTGGAGCAAGTATTGAATTTAACGTAACAGGTTCTTTTGATCATCTTGATGTATTAGATTCAACAGATGTAACTAACAAAGATATTGCAGATGTATTTGCATTTCCAGCAGATAGAGTCTATGGTTTATCTCAAAATGAAGTTTTAGCAGAGTTAGATGCTAAAACAATGGCAGCTAATGTAGGTGGTTTTGATGATTATGACAATGGTCTTGGTGGTAATTTTAATGTTGATGGTCATTATCTAGCATTTCCTTTAAATATAGAGACATTAATTAATTTTGGTAATAAAGCAAATGCAGAAGCAAAAGGAATAGATTTATCTAAACCTATAGAATTCAGTGAACTTGAATATAGAGACATGTTAGTAAAAGTATTTGATGCTTGGTTTGGAGTTGCTTTCACTAATTCAGTTGGAATCGAGTTATTAGGTAAAGATGATTCAGGTAATTTATATTCAGATATGACAAAAGAATTCACAGAATTAACTGAGGACCAACAAAATCTATTCAAAGTTTTATTCAACTATTGGAAAGAGCATAATGAAGCAGGAACAGATTTATGGGATAAAGAGGCTGTAGGCGGATATATGGACGCTGAATTCACAACTGGTGGTAACAATTCAATTCGTTTAGAAGGTCCATGGGCAACAGCAGGATTATCAGAAAAAGCTAGTAATGGCGAAGAACTTCAGATTTTACCAATCAATCAAGTTACTATTAATGGAAAACCATTAGCACATTGGAAAAGTGGTTGGGGACTTGGAATTAATGCAAGAATTGAAGAAGACAAAGATAAGATGGCACTTGCTCAAGCTATGATAGAAGAAATCGTTAATAGAGATTACGCAGTTGAATTATTCAAAGCTACAGGTAAAATCTTAGAAAATGTTGATGAATCAGTATATGAAGAATCAGACCTTGAAGATATGGATAAAAAATCAATAAAAGCTGTTATAGAATCTTACAAAACTGCACCAGCTAGACCATTATTCACAGAATGGGGTTCAGTATGGTCCACATGGGAAAATGCAATATTATCATGGTCAGCAGTTAAACCAGCAACAGTTGAAGACGCTTATGCTGAAGTAAAAGCTGCATTTGATGCAATGATGACTAACTTCTAG